The genomic window GTCCCCTTGCACCTGCGCAACGCCCCCACCCGCCTCATGGAGTCGCTCGGCTACGGCGCCGGCTACGTCTACCCGCATGACGAACCGGGCAACTTCGCCGCCGGCCAGACCTACTGGCCGGCCGGGATGACGCCGCGCCGTTACTACCAGCCGACCGAGAACGGCGAGGAGGCGCGGATTCGCAAGCGCCTCGAGGACTGGTCGGCCCGGCGCGGCGAAGCGTCAGACAACGCGTAGCCGCCGCAGGTCGCCGACCGGCAGGGTCGCCGGCTGCCGGTACAGCTCCTCGACGCGGCGCTGCCCGTTGCGCAGCCTGGCCAGCAGGTACCAAATGTAGCCGGCCAGCGGCTGCGAATCCACCTCGAAGAAGATCTGGCAGGAGTCGCGTTGCGCCCGCGCGTGGACCAGCAGGTGGCGCGAGTGCTCGCGACTAAGGTCTTCGAGCAGCGCCTGTTCGGCCCCGGAGGCCGCCGGCAGGTAATGCTTGAAGGTAGCCATCCCCCACACCCTCACGGCTTTGCCGGGAAGGCTATCGAACGCCGTTTCCCTCGTCAACCGCGGCAGCGCCGATTTCCCTTGGTGCGCGCCGCCTCATAGCGGCGCTCAAATGACCTGGCGCCTATCGGACGCAGGCACGGAGGCCTGCGCCACCGATGCAACGGGTGGGGCCGGCCTCCGTGCCGGCCGCGATGCCGGAGCGAAGTCATCAGAGCCGCGCTATCAGATCTTGAAGGGTTCCACCATCTGCTCCAGTTCGGATGCCAGGGCCGCCAGGGAATGGGCGGCCGACGAGATCTCGTGCATGCTCGCGGTCTGCTCCTGGGTGGTGGCTGCCACTTCCTGGGCGCCGGCGGCGGCCTGCTCGGTGATGGTGGAGATGTGGTCGATGGTGAGCGCGACTTTCGTGCTGCCGTCAGCCAGTTGCTGCGCGGCTTCGGAGATGCGCTGGATCTGCTGGTCGGTCGAGTTGGCCGCCTGCACGATGAGCTCCAGCGCGTTGCCGGCGCGGTTGATGACCTCGACGCCCTCGTTGACCTCCTGGGAGCCCATGTTCATCGTGCGGACGGCCTTGTCGGTCTCCGTCTGGATCTCCTGGATCATCGTGGCGATCTGGCCAGTTGCATGGGCGCTCTGCTCGGCCAGTTTGCGCACCTCCTCGGCGACCACCGCGAAGCCCCGTCCCTGCTCGCCGGCGCGGGCGGCCTCGATTGCGGCGTTGAGCGCCAGGAGGTTGGTCTGGGCCGCGATGCCGTTGATCAGCTCGAGGATCTTGCCGATCTGCTGCCCGAGTTCGCCCAGGCGGCCCACGACCTGCGAGGACTGCGAGACCTTGTGCCGGATGGAATCCATCTTGGAAATGGCATGCTGCAAGTCTTGCCTGCCGCCCTGGGCGCTCTGCGCCGTGTTGGCGGCGCTCTGCGCCGCGGCCTGGGCATTCCCGGCCACCTGCTTGGCGGCCTCCGACACGCGGGAGATCTCGCCCGCCACTTTGTTGATACTCTCGACCTGCTCGAACGATCCCTTGGCCAGGTGGTGGATGGTCTCGGCCACCTGCTGGGCGGCCTTGCTCGTGGCGTCCGAGGCTCCGCGCAGGTGCTTCGAGCTGGACACCAGCGTGCTGCACGCCTCGCGCGTCTGCTTGACCAGGGCCCGCAGGCGCTCGATCAGGCGATTGAACGCGCGGGCGATCTCGTCGAACCGGTCGAACGTGCCGACCGGGGCACGCTGGGTCAGATCGCCCTCGATCACCAGTTGCGAGAGGGCGGCCAGATCCTTGAGCGGCGCGAAGGCGCGCTGGTACACCATCCGCAACGGCACGTGCGCGAATACGCCGAGGATCAGCGCCAGCCCCAAGGCCGCGAGCGGCTGATTGATGAGGTAGTGGTCTAGCAGGTACAGCGCGAGCACCGGTCCGACCGCGGCCAGAAGGGCCACGAAGCCGAAGATTCGCCCCGGGCCGCCGCGGCTGGCGCGAGCCGCCGGGGTCTGCGCGTCGTCCCCTGACTGGGCCCCGCCCAGTTCCCGCGAGAGGGAGGGGTTTTCTGCCATATCCGAGTTTACCAGTTCAGAGTGGACCTATATCGACGGAACCCGTCACAGAGGGGGGCTCGTCAGAGTGGTAAGATGAGTGGTCCCTACTGAGACAGGACGATTGACGCTCGCTAAACCCAAAGGAGCTCTCATG from Candidatus Tanganyikabacteria bacterium includes these protein-coding regions:
- a CDS encoding methyl-accepting chemotaxis protein; translated protein: MAENPSLSRELGGAQSGDDAQTPAARASRGGPGRIFGFVALLAAVGPVLALYLLDHYLINQPLAALGLALILGVFAHVPLRMVYQRAFAPLKDLAALSQLVIEGDLTQRAPVGTFDRFDEIARAFNRLIERLRALVKQTREACSTLVSSSKHLRGASDATSKAAQQVAETIHHLAKGSFEQVESINKVAGEISRVSEAAKQVAGNAQAAAQSAANTAQSAQGGRQDLQHAISKMDSIRHKVSQSSQVVGRLGELGQQIGKILELINGIAAQTNLLALNAAIEAARAGEQGRGFAVVAEEVRKLAEQSAHATGQIATMIQEIQTETDKAVRTMNMGSQEVNEGVEVINRAGNALELIVQAANSTDQQIQRISEAAQQLADGSTKVALTIDHISTITEQAAAGAQEVAATTQEQTASMHEISSAAHSLAALASELEQMVEPFKI